In Romboutsia lituseburensis, a genomic segment contains:
- a CDS encoding class I SAM-dependent methyltransferase has product MEQREFFDSIAKEWDNIIEVNEEKINTLLSKLDIKDNDNILDVGTGTGVLIPFLKNLNTNGIIKGVDISSGMLDIASQKFKDTENVSFEVLDIENSTLEEKYDKIVLYSMFPHLQNKTNTIKTLVENNLNEEGKLIIAHSNSREFLNNMHKEKDKIVSEDRLISIKEQKVLFEQVNLNVLDAYEDDEIYYLVVNKK; this is encoded by the coding sequence ATGGAACAAAGAGAATTTTTTGATAGTATAGCCAAAGAGTGGGATAACATTATAGAAGTAAATGAAGAAAAAATTAACACTCTTTTATCTAAATTAGATATTAAAGATAACGATAATATACTAGATGTTGGAACTGGGACTGGTGTTTTAATACCATTTTTAAAGAATTTAAATACAAATGGTATTATAAAAGGGGTAGATATTTCAAGTGGTATGTTAGATATAGCTAGTCAAAAGTTTAAGGATACTGAAAATGTATCGTTTGAAGTTTTAGATATAGAAAATTCCACATTAGAAGAAAAATACGATAAGATAGTTCTTTACTCAATGTTTCCTCATTTACAAAATAAAACAAATACAATTAAAACATTGGTTGAAAATAATTTAAATGAAGAAGGAAAGCTTATAATAGCGCATTCAAATAGTAGAGAATTTTTAAATAATATGCACAAAGAAAAAGATAAAATAGTTAGTGAAGACAGGCTTATATCAATAAAAGAGCAGAAAGTTTTATTTGAACAAGTTAATCTAAATGTATTAGATGCTTATGAGGATGACGAAATATATTATCTGGTTGTAAATAAAAAATAA
- a CDS encoding ECF transporter S component → MRNKKIVLSGLFIAFGIVFPMIFHTVNLAGPIFLPMHIPVLVAGFLLGPICGAIVGILTPILSGVMTGMPPIVPVMPIMAFELCAYGLITGFLFKKTNQIYISLVGAMIGGRIFALVGAYIVSMTIAPQVSPIMFVFGSLTKAIPGMIIQLIFIPILVKFITNNKEISKVLA, encoded by the coding sequence ATGAGAAATAAGAAAATAGTTTTATCAGGTTTATTTATAGCATTTGGAATAGTATTTCCAATGATATTTCATACAGTTAACTTAGCAGGACCAATATTTTTACCAATGCATATCCCAGTACTAGTAGCTGGATTTTTATTGGGACCAATTTGTGGTGCTATTGTAGGTATTTTAACTCCAATACTGAGTGGAGTTATGACAGGTATGCCGCCAATAGTTCCAGTTATGCCAATTATGGCTTTTGAACTTTGTGCATATGGTTTAATAACAGGATTTTTATTTAAAAAAACAAATCAAATATATATTTCATTAGTAGGGGCAATGATAGGTGGTAGAATATTTGCTTTAGTTGGAGCTTATATAGTATCTATGACTATAGCACCACAAGTTAGTCCTATAATGTTTGTGTTTGGTAGTTTGACTAAAGCAATACCAGGTATGATAATACAGTTAATATTTATACCAATACTAGTTAAATTCATCACTAACAATAAGGAGATTTCAAAAGTTTTAGCTTAA
- a CDS encoding response regulator transcription factor: protein MSNSLILICDDETSVHDTIGEYLKLERMDYISSYDGLDALDKAKTIQPDLILMDVTMPKMFGTDVCREVRKYSEVPIIMLTAKSETIDKIIGLELGADDYITKPFSPREVVTRIKTVLRRSNSFSRMNNRIKYRDLEISIDTYEVYIRGKLVKFTPKEIKILYMLASNPGIILNRDEILSEVWGYGYLGDTRVVDTQIKRLRKKIPQDEVNWKIRSIYGVGYKFEIS from the coding sequence TTGTCAAATAGTTTGATACTTATATGTGATGATGAAACATCAGTACATGACACTATAGGAGAGTATTTAAAATTAGAAAGGATGGATTATATATCTTCATATGATGGATTAGATGCACTTGATAAAGCAAAAACAATTCAGCCAGATTTAATATTGATGGATGTAACAATGCCGAAAATGTTTGGGACAGATGTTTGTAGGGAAGTTCGAAAATATAGTGAGGTACCTATTATTATGCTAACAGCAAAATCAGAAACTATAGATAAAATAATTGGCCTAGAATTAGGAGCAGATGATTATATAACAAAGCCTTTTTCACCAAGAGAGGTTGTAACAAGAATAAAAACAGTGTTAAGAAGAAGTAATAGCTTCTCTAGGATGAATAATAGAATAAAGTATAGAGACCTTGAAATAAGTATCGATACTTATGAAGTTTATATAAGAGGTAAATTGGTAAAATTTACACCTAAAGAAATTAAAATTCTTTATATGCTTGCATCTAATCCTGGAATTATTTTAAATAGAGATGAGATATTATCAGAAGTTTGGGGGTATGGGTACCTTGGAGATACTCGAGTTGTTGATACTCAGATAAAAAGACTTAGAAAAAAAATACCACAAGATGAAGTAAATTGGAAAATTAGGTCGATATATGGTGTAGGTTATAAGTTTGAAATAAGCTAG
- a CDS encoding S-layer homology domain-containing protein, translating to MSKIKKAKYKTIMSLLLTLALIINVIPVSALTSNNMYNMKPTQEITEDDINASQYETYYHSDNIDYTYKGDIVEFVSDNEIRVEGKNVNLKNKPIDINQTVEGNQVTIKFSSIDVPIYTVSGQWNSSYGGDYRIVYKSDIPGKEELRSESKDLKKLIISDLSPGEYHLTNGTVYEEANEWSPGIPNIGTEGNFGTLPNITIKVEEDHECENKDMVKFSIEKRTIGKGDTLSLQSIAFDEGDTAWSVLKKVTDENNIPIEYTGSGSNLYVSSIDGDGEFDHGNGSGWKYEVNGEFPDVGLDSYKIKKDDIIRLRYCVTVNSEELKKPLVKYLSEITYNAIDTLSKGNYTEESKRNLQNAIDEAKVIINDEKYNSKETEAEIIVSKYISKINIAVNRLVESSCGTEEDINNVPNDFANDLWLQYDFKEMKVGEQSDIYPRRIPQIVGSSIENDVHRPNFKFKIVKGDSISLSTNSSSEKTLVTAEKEGTTIVKVTYDETTYKDRTYGASSSVNTAYVVFNVTNSDTDIKISTDIKQDSYDTIYFKNGNSTDLTFKVNATNAENIKVTCNDEVLTKNGDSYTAKLKNRSNIIGIEATNSKGETKSYYKVVDARKIEIDIKNKTNPGKQIGKGDTAQISFKGVSNPVGKLATIYNPTFISQWGDTKGTFVEYKNDTVGIIKGYCSQWDLDKKNTIEFKFDKEGTYDFSEGRIFSQWWGSPLGTDKEVQGSGNPNLGAPTQERYFSKMPNFSIEVGEKNEAEVVDVTEVILNESNLKINEGEFKNINATVKPENATNKSVKWTSSDENIASVENGKITGKKAGTVIITVTTVDGSFKSTCDVKIIAKEFVQLQNLIKEIEKLQEKEYEPKEWKLLMDQLEKAKSILNNENSSIQDLKEVKEKLQQAKQNLVSIPWKFEISPTNIVPGSEVIVTFPNMPIPSASVPGPTISLLTKYNLDIPGITETIKSEDGKYENELIKTIKFKIPKEAQPGIYKMTNGHVVVQKPQFGSFTFYKDEMPEIDIVVNAESVDTTEGIKHAADWELENVKAPGYQDEWDILGLSRGDVKVPDDYYEAYYKNLVEVVKDKKGELNKNKYTEYSRVIIALTALGYDPTDVVGYNLVEKLYDFDNVSKQGINGIIFALIALDSKDFDIKGDLNSREMMINHILKNQLEDGGFALSGNKGEIDITAMAIQALAKYKNQENVKVAIEKALNFLSNSQIETGGFQIKSSLFKNIMNDITNNEAENVESAAQVLVAINSLGIDNTDQRFVKNGKTIVDNIMTFKANDGGFKHLKSEKKANDMATEQVLYALVSQNRLENNKTNLYDMSDVKENKPEIPSTNEKPRVNASDKDIKVGVKFNPILGVTATDKEDGDLTYKIKVTKNTVNTSKVGIYKVTYEVSDSDENTTTKEIKVRVIENELINEKPEITAKDVDLNVGDIFNPKKGVSAYDKEDGDLTKFIRIKTNTVNTSKVGIYKVTYEVSDSDENTTTKDIKVRVREKEIGINFNDIKGHWAENQIKDFVEKKYIDGYSDDTFKPNNLTTRAEFIKIVNKVFKYTQIGDESFTDIKKANWFYNDVCIAVKAGYIKGKSKDIFSPNDYITREEVATILTNIKNNKDNNLDKLNKYKDANNVSEWAKSSVEGSIEAGYLKGYEDNTIKSKSNITRAESVVTLSRIR from the coding sequence ATGAGTAAAATTAAAAAGGCTAAGTATAAGACTATTATGAGCTTACTACTTACATTAGCATTAATTATTAATGTTATACCAGTAAGTGCACTGACATCTAATAATATGTATAATATGAAGCCAACACAAGAAATTACAGAAGATGACATCAATGCTAGTCAGTATGAAACTTACTATCACTCTGATAATATTGACTATACCTACAAGGGTGATATAGTGGAGTTTGTTTCAGATAATGAAATAAGAGTTGAAGGAAAAAATGTAAATTTAAAAAATAAACCAATAGATATAAATCAGACGGTGGAAGGTAATCAAGTTACCATAAAATTCAGTAGTATAGATGTACCTATTTATACGGTTTCAGGTCAATGGAACTCTAGTTATGGCGGAGATTATAGAATTGTATATAAGTCTGATATTCCAGGAAAGGAAGAGTTAAGATCAGAATCTAAGGATTTAAAAAAGCTAATTATAAGTGATTTAAGTCCAGGAGAATATCATCTAACAAATGGAACTGTATACGAGGAAGCTAATGAGTGGAGTCCAGGAATACCTAATATTGGTACTGAGGGTAACTTTGGAACATTACCAAATATAACTATAAAAGTAGAAGAAGACCATGAATGTGAAAATAAAGATATGGTTAAATTCTCAATAGAAAAAAGAACTATAGGTAAAGGTGACACTCTTTCACTACAAAGCATAGCTTTCGATGAAGGCGATACAGCTTGGTCAGTATTAAAGAAAGTTACTGATGAAAATAATATACCTATAGAATATACAGGAAGTGGTAGTAACCTATATGTTAGTTCTATAGATGGTGATGGAGAATTTGACCACGGGAATGGAAGTGGATGGAAGTATGAAGTAAATGGAGAATTTCCTGATGTAGGTTTAGATAGCTATAAAATAAAAAAAGACGATATTATAAGACTTAGATATTGTGTAACTGTAAATTCTGAGGAATTAAAAAAACCACTAGTTAAATATTTATCGGAAATAACATATAATGCAATTGACACTTTAAGTAAAGGTAATTATACAGAGGAATCTAAGCGTAATTTACAAAATGCTATAGATGAAGCTAAAGTAATAATAAATGACGAAAAATACAATAGTAAAGAAACAGAAGCAGAAATTATAGTAAGTAAATATATAAGCAAAATAAATATAGCAGTGAACAGACTAGTAGAATCAAGTTGTGGTACAGAGGAAGATATAAATAACGTACCTAATGACTTTGCCAATGATTTATGGTTACAATATGATTTTAAAGAAATGAAGGTAGGAGAACAGTCAGATATATACCCACGTAGAATACCTCAAATAGTAGGAAGTAGTATAGAAAATGATGTACATAGGCCTAATTTTAAATTTAAAATAGTTAAAGGAGACAGCATATCATTAAGTACTAATAGTAGTAGTGAAAAAACATTAGTAACTGCTGAAAAAGAAGGAACTACTATAGTTAAAGTTACATATGATGAGACAACTTATAAAGATAGAACATATGGAGCTAGTTCAAGTGTAAATACTGCTTATGTAGTATTTAATGTTACAAATAGTGATACTGATATAAAAATAAGTACTGATATAAAGCAAGATTCATATGATACTATATATTTTAAAAATGGAAATAGTACTGATTTAACGTTTAAAGTTAATGCAACTAATGCGGAGAATATAAAGGTTACATGTAACGATGAAGTACTAACAAAAAATGGAGATTCATATACTGCAAAGTTAAAAAATAGAAGTAATATCATTGGTATTGAAGCAACAAATAGCAAAGGTGAAACTAAGAGTTATTATAAAGTTGTAGATGCCAGAAAAATAGAAATAGATATAAAAAATAAAACTAACCCAGGTAAACAAATTGGTAAAGGTGATACAGCGCAAATAAGCTTTAAAGGTGTATCTAATCCAGTAGGAAAGTTAGCTACAATATATAATCCAACATTTATAAGTCAGTGGGGAGATACAAAAGGAACTTTTGTAGAGTATAAAAATGATACAGTGGGAATTATTAAAGGATATTGTTCACAATGGGATTTAGACAAAAAGAATACTATAGAGTTTAAGTTTGATAAAGAGGGAACTTATGATTTCTCAGAAGGACGTATATTTAGTCAATGGTGGGGAAGTCCTTTAGGAACAGATAAAGAAGTCCAAGGATCTGGAAATCCAAATCTTGGAGCACCAACACAGGAAAGATATTTCTCTAAAATGCCAAACTTTAGCATTGAAGTAGGTGAAAAAAATGAAGCTGAGGTAGTTGATGTTACAGAAGTAATTTTAAATGAAAGTAATTTAAAAATAAATGAAGGTGAGTTTAAAAATATAAATGCAACTGTAAAACCAGAAAATGCTACTAATAAATCTGTAAAATGGACTAGTTCAGATGAAAATATAGCTAGTGTTGAAAATGGTAAAATAACTGGTAAAAAAGCAGGAACTGTTATCATAACTGTTACTACAGTAGATGGTAGCTTTAAATCTACTTGTGATGTGAAAATAATAGCTAAAGAATTTGTACAACTACAAAATCTGATAAAGGAAATAGAAAAATTACAAGAAAAAGAGTATGAGCCAAAAGAGTGGAAACTTTTAATGGATCAACTGGAAAAGGCAAAATCTATTTTAAATAATGAAAATTCTTCAATACAAGATTTAAAAGAAGTAAAAGAAAAATTACAACAAGCAAAACAAAATTTAGTTTCAATCCCTTGGAAATTTGAAATTAGCCCAACTAATATAGTTCCAGGGAGTGAAGTTATAGTAACTTTCCCTAATATGCCAATACCATCAGCTTCTGTACCAGGTCCGACAATATCTTTATTAACTAAATATAATTTAGATATACCTGGAATAACTGAAACAATTAAATCTGAAGATGGTAAATATGAAAATGAATTAATAAAAACTATTAAGTTTAAAATTCCAAAAGAAGCACAACCTGGAATATATAAAATGACTAATGGACATGTGGTTGTACAAAAACCTCAATTTGGAAGTTTTACATTCTATAAAGATGAAATGCCAGAAATAGATATAGTTGTAAATGCTGAATCAGTAGATACAACAGAAGGTATAAAGCATGCAGCTGATTGGGAACTTGAAAATGTTAAAGCTCCAGGATATCAAGATGAATGGGATATACTAGGTCTTAGCAGAGGAGATGTAAAAGTACCAGATGATTATTATGAAGCATATTATAAAAACTTGGTAGAGGTAGTTAAAGACAAGAAAGGAGAGCTTAATAAAAATAAATACACTGAGTATTCAAGAGTTATAATAGCACTTACAGCACTAGGATATGATCCAACAGATGTGGTAGGATACAACTTAGTAGAAAAATTATATGATTTTGATAATGTATCTAAGCAGGGTATAAATGGTATAATATTTGCACTTATAGCATTAGACAGTAAAGACTTTGATATAAAGGGTGATTTAAATTCAAGAGAGATGATGATAAATCATATACTTAAAAATCAACTTGAGGATGGTGGATTTGCGCTAAGCGGAAATAAAGGTGAGATAGATATAACAGCTATGGCAATTCAAGCTTTAGCTAAATATAAAAATCAAGAAAATGTTAAAGTAGCAATAGAAAAGGCATTAAATTTCTTATCAAATTCTCAAATAGAAACAGGAGGATTCCAGATTAAATCATCATTGTTTAAAAATATAATGAATGATATAACTAATAATGAAGCAGAAAATGTAGAAAGTGCAGCTCAAGTTTTAGTTGCTATAAATTCACTAGGTATAGATAATACAGATCAACGATTTGTTAAAAATGGAAAAACAATAGTAGATAATATAATGACATTTAAAGCAAATGATGGAGGATTTAAACATTTAAAGAGTGAAAAAAAGGCAAATGATATGGCGACTGAACAGGTTTTATATGCTTTAGTGTCACAAAATAGGTTAGAAAATAACAAAACTAACCTATACGACATGAGTGATGTAAAAGAAAATAAACCAGAAATACCGAGTACTAATGAAAAACCAAGAGTAAATGCAAGTGATAAAGATATAAAAGTTGGGGTGAAGTTTAATCCTATATTAGGAGTTACTGCAACTGATAAAGAAGATGGAGATTTAACTTATAAAATAAAGGTTACTAAAAATACAGTAAACACATCAAAAGTAGGAATATATAAGGTAACATATGAAGTAAGTGATAGTGATGAAAATACGACTACAAAAGAGATAAAGGTTAGAGTAATAGAAAATGAATTAATAAATGAAAAGCCAGAAATAACAGCTAAAGATGTGGATTTAAATGTTGGAGATATTTTTAATCCTAAAAAAGGCGTTTCGGCTTATGATAAAGAAGATGGAGATTTAACAAAGTTTATAAGAATAAAAACAAATACAGTAAATACATCAAAAGTAGGAATATATAAGGTAACATATGAAGTAAGTGATAGTGATGAAAATACGACTACAAAAGATATAAAAGTTAGAGTTAGGGAAAAGGAAATCGGTATCAACTTTAATGATATAAAAGGTCATTGGGCAGAAAATCAAATAAAAGATTTTGTAGAAAAAAAATATATAGATGGTTATAGCGACGATACATTTAAACCTAACAATTTAACAACAAGAGCAGAGTTTATAAAAATAGTAAACAAAGTATTTAAATATACACAAATTGGAGACGAGTCATTTACAGACATTAAAAAAGCAAATTGGTTTTATAATGATGTATGCATAGCAGTAAAAGCAGGATATATAAAAGGAAAATCAAAAGATATATTTTCACCAAATGATTATATAACAAGAGAAGAAGTAGCAACAATACTTACAAATATAAAAAATAATAAAGATAATAATTTAGATAAATTAAATAAGTATAAAGATGCAAATAATGTATCTGAGTGGGCTAAATCTTCAGTAGAAGGTTCGATAGAAGCAGGGTATTTAAAAGGATATGAGGATAACACAATAAAATCTAAGTCAAATATAACACGAGCTGAAAGTGTGGTTACACTGAGTAGAATAAGATAA
- a CDS encoding S-layer homology domain-containing protein, translated as MKYLIKKFSLFIISLILIFNLSSTSTVLAYETKINSKSNTIQLGVYKDDGAIYESLEVPYTSGDTAYSIIKKVLGNKVQSIGSDETIYVEAIDGLGEFDRGKDSGWNYSVNRVMPNYSAGIYSLKAGDEIIWHYTINLGKDIQKSYDRFDIFKNKNQDNSSTNNKPIIYTIDKEVKLNHKFDPMKDVKSIDKEDGDLTEFIKVISNEVNTSKEGTYKVIYEVTDSDGNKTMKEIKVKVANKQLSNVEFSDINNHWAKKQIEEFSTKGFIGGYSDNTFKPNKTITRAEFVKIINNVYGFKDKGIERFNDVQINNWFYDDVCKAVKAGYINGKSDNTFEPNQNITREEVAVILTNINKNKDNNTDKLNQFKDGSQTSTWAKSSVEGSIEANYVDGYDDNTIRPKAHITRAEAVTILSRVK; from the coding sequence ATGAAATATTTAATTAAAAAATTTTCATTATTTATAATAAGCTTAATATTGATATTTAATCTATCATCAACAAGCACTGTATTAGCATATGAAACTAAAATAAACTCAAAGTCTAATACCATACAATTAGGAGTATATAAGGATGATGGTGCTATATATGAAAGCTTAGAAGTGCCATATACAAGTGGTGATACAGCATACTCAATAATAAAAAAAGTGCTTGGAAATAAAGTACAGTCAATAGGAAGCGATGAAACTATATATGTTGAAGCAATTGATGGTTTAGGAGAATTTGATAGAGGTAAAGATAGTGGATGGAATTATTCTGTGAATAGGGTTATGCCTAACTATAGTGCAGGTATATATAGTTTAAAAGCTGGAGATGAAATAATATGGCATTATACTATAAACTTAGGAAAAGATATTCAAAAAAGCTATGATAGATTTGATATATTTAAAAATAAAAATCAAGATAATTCATCAACAAACAATAAACCTATAATATATACAATAGATAAAGAAGTAAAATTAAATCATAAATTTGATCCGATGAAAGATGTAAAATCAATAGATAAAGAAGATGGGGATTTAACTGAGTTTATAAAAGTTATTAGTAATGAAGTTAATACATCTAAAGAAGGTACATATAAAGTAATATATGAAGTAACAGATAGTGATGGAAACAAGACTATGAAAGAGATAAAAGTAAAGGTGGCAAATAAGCAATTATCAAATGTAGAATTTAGCGATATAAACAATCATTGGGCTAAAAAACAAATTGAAGAATTTTCAACTAAAGGATTTATAGGTGGATATAGTGATAATACTTTTAAACCAAATAAAACAATAACAAGAGCAGAGTTTGTAAAAATAATTAATAATGTGTATGGATTTAAAGATAAGGGAATAGAAAGATTTAATGATGTACAAATAAATAATTGGTTTTATGATGATGTATGCAAAGCAGTAAAAGCTGGATATATAAATGGAAAATCTGACAATACATTTGAACCAAATCAAAACATAACAAGAGAAGAAGTTGCTGTAATATTGACAAATATAAATAAAAATAAAGATAATAACACTGATAAACTAAATCAATTTAAAGATGGAAGTCAAACATCAACTTGGGCAAAAAGTTCAGTAGAAGGCTCAATAGAAGCTAATTATGTAGATGGGTATGATGATAATACAATAAGACCCAAAGCACATATAACAAGAGCAGAAGCTGTAACTATATTAAGTAGAGTAAAATAA
- a CDS encoding prenyltransferase/squalene oxidase repeat-containing protein codes for MNNKKYYSTIMMLSISLNILDPICVFANEQIIESTLNTNRNYSEESLDKNFKQEHLSNSIIMNDNAIIEKEEEFSDVVTTTSTIEESSNGENIETSFLAKTVDMIEISKHIKEASQSILNRVKNPSYGDEWSIFALARSGVTVPSGYYEKYYKNVEQVVKEKKGNLHRAKYTEYSRIIIALTSIGKDPSNVGGYNLVEKLYDYDNVSKQGINGTVFALIALDTKSFNIPESANNSREKMVEEIIHEQLYDGGFNLTSEKGDVDITAMAIQALAKYKDQKNVKESIDKALKFLSKAQLETGGFGTDEGETVESGAQVVIALNALGIEINNERFIKNGKNVMDSIIGFKASDGGFRHLLTQTSSNAMATEQAVHALASQYREMNLKTKLYDTSDIEIINNSNQDEDLNKNNENNSTLGNNSNNNHAINNERSNKAKINNQIPTNTIQIKNPKTSDSSILGYVGMLIFSIFGLVIVKIKNKNI; via the coding sequence ATGAATAACAAAAAGTATTATTCAACAATTATGATGTTATCTATAAGTTTAAATATATTAGATCCAATATGTGTATTTGCAAATGAACAAATAATAGAAAGTACATTAAATACAAATAGAAATTATAGTGAAGAAAGTCTAGATAAAAATTTTAAACAAGAACATTTGAGTAATAGTATTATTATGAATGATAACGCTATAATTGAAAAGGAAGAAGAATTTAGCGATGTAGTTACAACAACTTCTACTATAGAAGAATCATCGAATGGTGAAAATATAGAAACAAGTTTTTTAGCTAAAACTGTGGATATGATTGAAATTTCTAAACATATAAAGGAAGCTTCTCAATCTATTTTAAATAGAGTAAAGAATCCATCTTATGGAGATGAATGGAGTATTTTTGCATTAGCAAGAAGTGGAGTTACTGTACCATCAGGATACTATGAGAAATATTATAAAAATGTAGAACAAGTAGTAAAAGAAAAAAAAGGAAACTTACATAGAGCAAAATATACTGAATACTCAAGAATAATAATAGCACTAACCTCTATTGGAAAAGATCCATCGAATGTTGGAGGATATAACTTAGTAGAAAAGTTATATGATTATGACAATGTATCAAAACAGGGAATAAATGGAACTGTATTTGCATTAATTGCATTAGATACTAAATCATTTAATATACCTGAAAGTGCTAATAATTCAAGAGAAAAAATGGTAGAAGAAATTATACATGAGCAACTATATGATGGAGGATTTAATTTAACATCTGAAAAAGGTGACGTAGACATAACTGCGATGGCTATTCAAGCATTGGCTAAATATAAAGATCAAAAAAATGTAAAAGAATCTATAGATAAAGCACTTAAATTTTTATCTAAAGCTCAGCTTGAAACAGGAGGGTTTGGAACTGATGAAGGTGAAACTGTAGAAAGTGGTGCACAAGTTGTAATAGCATTAAATGCTTTAGGTATAGAGATAAACAATGAACGATTTATTAAGAATGGAAAAAATGTAATGGATTCAATAATAGGATTTAAAGCATCAGATGGCGGGTTTAGACACTTATTAACGCAGACATCTTCAAATGCAATGGCAACTGAACAAGCTGTACATGCATTAGCATCTCAATATAGAGAAATGAATTTAAAAACAAAGCTATATGATACTAGTGATATTGAAATAATTAATAATTCAAATCAAGATGAAGACTTAAATAAAAATAATGAGAATAATAGTACTTTAGGAAATAATTCTAATAATAATCATGCTATTAATAATGAAAGAAGTAATAAAGCCAAAATTAATAATCAGATACCAACAAACACAATACAGATAAAAAATCCAAAAACTTCTGATTCTTCTATATTAGGTTATGTTGGTATGCTTATATTTTCTATTTTTGGATTAGTAATTGTAAAAATAAAAAATAAAAATATTTAA
- a CDS encoding DUF4430 domain-containing protein, whose product MDKKILSIIAVAISFLLIIGLMFNSIFSRANKNENKPKENVVMYNSKKNKNSENDKKYNKDMDNKEGNIKEESKDSDNKELEAESNNNENNYTLEENKPNEENNVSGNDSNIENKSDINNSNLNVEQEIPKTQTVTVSISCKTAIKNGVNNEVGFTHLPSNGIILPAIEVQIKEGETVFDVLKKIVLEKGIHMEYTGAGQTIYIEGINNLYEFDGGKDSGWMYNVNGWYPNYGCGVYNLKDGDIIQWNYTCDLGYDLGARVN is encoded by the coding sequence ATGGATAAAAAAATTTTAAGTATAATTGCAGTAGCTATCTCATTTTTATTAATTATTGGATTAATGTTTAATAGTATTTTTTCCAGAGCAAATAAAAATGAAAATAAACCTAAAGAAAATGTTGTAATGTACAATAGTAAAAAAAATAAAAATAGTGAAAATGATAAAAAATATAATAAAGATATGGATAATAAAGAAGGAAATATAAAAGAAGAGAGTAAAGATAGCGATAATAAAGAATTAGAAGCAGAGAGCAATAACAATGAAAATAATTATACTTTAGAAGAAAATAAACCAAATGAAGAAAATAATGTTTCAGGTAATGATTCAAATATAGAAAATAAGTCTGACATAAATAATAGTAACTTAAATGTAGAGCAAGAAATACCTAAAACACAAACTGTAACTGTGTCAATAAGTTGTAAAACAGCAATAAAAAATGGTGTAAATAATGAAGTTGGATTTACTCATTTACCATCAAATGGAATAATATTACCTGCAATTGAAGTACAGATTAAAGAAGGAGAGACTGTGTTTGATGTATTAAAAAAAATAGTACTTGAAAAAGGTATACATATGGAATATACAGGTGCGGGTCAAACTATATACATAGAAGGAATAAATAATTTATATGAGTTTGATGGGGGTAAAGATAGCGGATGGATGTATAATGTAAATGGTTGGTATCCAAATTATGGATGTGGAGTGTACAACTTAAAAGATGGTGACATAATACAGTGGAATTATACTTGTGATTTAGGCTATGATTTAGGAGCTAGAGTTAATTAG